A section of the Methanoregula formicica SMSP genome encodes:
- a CDS encoding 30S ribosomal protein S19e: MTTVYDVPADHIIRRVAEELKKRKEIVPPAWAAFAKTGVHKEMPPEDPDWWFTRAAAVLRRVYVDGPLGVERMRSFYGGKKNRGSKPNAFRKGSGSILRKSLQQLEAAGLVIHDKTGRRVSPEGMKFMDNLSADVLKNPPAPVPKRVKPVAEEPKKAEGKKGKPKGEKAAAADGAEGGKAEKKPAKKKADKAEAPQ, encoded by the coding sequence ATGACGACTGTATACGATGTTCCCGCTGACCACATCATCAGGAGGGTCGCCGAGGAGCTCAAGAAGCGGAAGGAGATCGTTCCCCCCGCATGGGCTGCCTTTGCCAAGACGGGTGTCCACAAGGAGATGCCCCCTGAAGACCCCGACTGGTGGTTCACCCGGGCAGCAGCAGTACTGAGACGTGTCTATGTCGACGGCCCCCTGGGCGTTGAACGGATGCGGAGTTTCTACGGCGGAAAGAAGAACCGCGGTTCCAAGCCCAACGCGTTCCGCAAGGGCAGCGGCTCCATCCTCCGTAAGTCCCTCCAGCAGCTCGAGGCAGCCGGCCTCGTCATCCACGACAAGACCGGGCGCCGGGTTTCCCCTGAAGGCATGAAGTTCATGGACAATCTCTCCGCAGATGTCTTAAAGAACCCGCCTGCACCGGTACCGAAGCGTGTCAAGCCCGTTGCCGAGGAGCCCAAGAAGGCTGAAGGCAAGAAGGGCAAGCCAAAGGGCGAGAAGGCAGCAGCTGCTGACGGTGCCGAAGGTGGCAAGGCCGAGAAGAAGCCTGCCAAGAAGAAGGCAGATAAAGCAGAAGCACCCCAGTGA
- the rpl18a gene encoding 50S ribosomal protein L18Ae — MADQKFEVKGSFLMGEDWMPYTKVVEAPNEKQAEERTFATIGSKHKLKRRYIKVDGVKPVKA; from the coding sequence ATGGCAGATCAGAAGTTTGAAGTGAAAGGCTCGTTTTTGATGGGCGAGGACTGGATGCCCTACACGAAAGTTGTCGAGGCACCCAACGAGAAGCAGGCCGAGGAACGCACCTTTGCGACGATCGGCAGCAAGCACAAGCTGAAACGCCGCTACATCAAGGTCGACGGCGTCAAGCCGGTCAAGGCATAA
- a CDS encoding saccharopine dehydrogenase NADP-binding domain-containing protein: MEFKNKVLIIGYGAVCKCMLPILLRHVTIPLEQITIMDFKDKSADLKAWTAGGLRFVKKKVTQDNLAGILGEYLSPGGLLIDEAWNIDSCDLAQWCHDHEVLYVNTSVEAWDPDSGIETASPYEKTLYFRQMRLMELTKDWDDAPTCVVDHGANPGLISHFAKQGLVDIAHRMIADKIAEDPTRIQQLITEQKFGELAMEVGVKVIHCSEHDTQISRTPKKVGEFVGTWCIEGLREEGVAPAEIGWGTHEKTLPPLAIVPPVGPKNGILIPKMGLNTWVRSWIPNQEIIGMVIRHGEAFGISDRWTVWKDGKAIYRPTVHYAYMPCDATIASIHELRARNYVLQPKLRIMSDREIVTGADILGALLMGHPYKSWWTGSILPINEAKKLAPGQNATTIQVALGVVSAVMWMIKHPREGFCLPDDLPHDFVLEIAKPYLGEFRSMPSDWTPLKNRVVFFKENPENDYDREDIWQFKNFLFVQ; the protein is encoded by the coding sequence ATGGAATTCAAAAACAAGGTCTTGATCATCGGATATGGCGCTGTCTGCAAATGTATGCTCCCGATCCTGCTCCGGCATGTAACCATCCCACTTGAGCAGATCACCATCATGGATTTCAAGGACAAGTCCGCCGACCTCAAGGCATGGACGGCCGGCGGGCTGCGCTTTGTAAAGAAGAAGGTCACACAGGATAACCTTGCCGGGATCCTCGGAGAATACCTCTCCCCCGGCGGGCTCCTGATCGACGAGGCCTGGAACATCGACAGCTGCGATCTTGCCCAATGGTGCCATGACCACGAGGTCCTGTACGTCAACACCTCGGTCGAGGCGTGGGACCCGGACTCAGGTATTGAAACCGCAAGCCCCTATGAGAAGACACTGTACTTCCGGCAGATGCGGCTCATGGAACTGACCAAGGACTGGGATGACGCCCCCACCTGCGTTGTCGACCATGGCGCAAATCCCGGGCTCATCTCCCACTTCGCGAAACAGGGACTTGTCGATATTGCCCACCGGATGATTGCTGATAAGATCGCCGAGGACCCGACAAGGATCCAGCAGCTGATAACGGAGCAGAAGTTCGGGGAACTGGCGATGGAAGTCGGCGTGAAAGTGATCCACTGCTCCGAGCACGACACCCAGATCTCCCGGACCCCCAAGAAAGTGGGGGAGTTTGTCGGCACCTGGTGCATCGAGGGACTCCGCGAGGAAGGTGTTGCCCCGGCAGAGATCGGCTGGGGCACGCACGAGAAGACCCTGCCCCCGCTTGCCATCGTGCCGCCTGTCGGCCCCAAGAACGGTATCCTCATCCCGAAGATGGGGCTCAATACGTGGGTACGGTCCTGGATCCCGAACCAGGAGATCATCGGCATGGTGATCCGGCATGGGGAAGCATTCGGTATCTCTGACCGCTGGACGGTCTGGAAGGACGGCAAGGCAATCTACCGCCCAACGGTCCATTACGCGTACATGCCCTGCGACGCCACCATCGCATCCATCCACGAGCTCCGCGCCCGGAACTACGTTCTCCAGCCCAAGCTCCGGATCATGAGCGACCGCGAGATCGTCACTGGTGCCGATATCCTGGGCGCCCTTTTGATGGGCCATCCCTACAAGTCCTGGTGGACGGGGAGTATCCTCCCGATCAATGAAGCAAAGAAACTCGCTCCCGGGCAGAACGCGACAACCATCCAGGTCGCGCTCGGGGTTGTCAGCGCTGTCATGTGGATGATCAAGCACCCGCGGGAAGGGTTCTGCCTCCCGGACGATCTCCCGCACGATTTCGTACTGGAGATCGCAAAGCCGTACCTTGGCGAGTTCCGGTCCATGCCTTCCGACTGGACCCCGCTCAAGAACCGCGTGGTCTTCTTCAAGGAGAACCCGGAGAACGATTACGACCGCGAAGATATCTGGCAATTCAAAAACTTCTTATTTGTACAGTAA
- a CDS encoding type III PLP-dependent enzyme has protein sequence MTKVAVDTKKKRKKKPEGDAPLPVPHIGHVKKKFLLDLAAQHGSPIFVIDHEKLRENYREFRKHLPDVQVYFAVKANSNPEIVKTLYDIGCSFDVASMPEFMIVYENFKHLPKKEQQEFIWDKIIYANTIKPIETLKALDKYKPLVTFDNHHEILKIRDHAPHAGLVLRIRVPNTGSMVELSSKFGAHPGEAVDLIIEAFDNGLVVEGLSFHVGSQCTNFENYMQALQIAASIIREVEDRTERKIRILDIGGGFPVKYHPGIRSIRTLARKLNAEIKRLFPKDMQILAEPGRFLVANACTVVAKVVGKAVRDGKPCYYINDGVYHTYSGQVFDHINYPVLAFRKGETQISAVFGPTCDAFDTITLSAELPDLDIGDFVYSENIGAYSHASSTYFNGFPPAKVVHINK, from the coding sequence ATGACAAAAGTCGCGGTTGATACCAAGAAGAAGCGGAAGAAAAAACCGGAAGGCGATGCTCCCCTTCCGGTTCCTCATATCGGTCATGTGAAAAAGAAATTCCTGCTGGACCTTGCGGCTCAGCACGGATCCCCCATTTTTGTGATTGACCATGAGAAACTCCGGGAAAATTACCGGGAATTCCGAAAGCACCTTCCCGATGTGCAGGTCTATTTTGCTGTCAAGGCCAACTCCAATCCCGAGATCGTGAAAACCCTGTACGATATCGGGTGCAGTTTCGACGTGGCCTCAATGCCCGAGTTCATGATCGTGTACGAAAACTTCAAACACCTGCCAAAAAAAGAGCAGCAGGAGTTTATCTGGGACAAGATCATCTACGCAAACACCATCAAGCCCATCGAGACATTAAAGGCGCTTGACAAGTACAAGCCCCTTGTCACGTTCGACAACCACCACGAGATCCTGAAGATCCGCGACCATGCTCCGCATGCCGGGCTTGTCCTGCGCATCCGTGTGCCGAATACCGGCTCCATGGTGGAACTCTCCAGCAAGTTCGGGGCCCACCCGGGCGAAGCGGTGGACCTGATCATCGAGGCATTCGATAACGGTCTTGTCGTGGAAGGACTGAGTTTCCATGTCGGGAGCCAGTGCACGAACTTCGAGAACTACATGCAGGCGCTCCAGATTGCGGCAAGCATCATAAGGGAAGTCGAGGACCGGACCGAAAGAAAGATCCGCATCCTCGATATCGGTGGCGGTTTCCCGGTAAAGTACCATCCGGGTATCCGGTCGATCCGGACGCTTGCCCGGAAACTGAATGCCGAGATAAAGCGGCTCTTCCCAAAAGACATGCAGATCCTGGCCGAGCCGGGAAGGTTTTTGGTTGCTAATGCCTGCACGGTCGTGGCAAAAGTGGTCGGGAAAGCGGTCCGGGACGGCAAGCCCTGCTATTACATCAACGACGGGGTGTACCACACCTATTCGGGGCAGGTCTTCGACCACATCAATTACCCGGTGCTGGCCTTCAGGAAAGGCGAGACGCAAATCTCCGCGGTGTTCGGGCCCACCTGCGATGCCTTTGACACCATCACGCTCTCCGCGGAACTGCCGGACCTCGACATCGGTGACTTTGTCTATTCCGAGAATATCGGGGCATACTCGCATGCTTCGTCCACGTACTTCAACGGGTTCCCGCCCGCAAAAGTCGTGCACATCAATAAGTGA
- a CDS encoding type 1 glutamine amidotransferase family protein, producing the protein MSSIYFAVLDTLSDWETGHVLAELHSGRFLKDPSLWYDVVLCGRTRDTITTMGGLHLKPDVLIGEIQPDEGDLLLLPGADTWLNPEQAPVIAKVREVLESGATVGAVCGATFGLANAGLLDNRPHTSNDLEALKMFCPAYRGGQFYVNEPAVTDGNLVTASGLAPVEFACHIFRQLGVMTPATLDAWHKLCLTRKPEYFYALMQSRAGTGPAQGTPE; encoded by the coding sequence ATGAGTTCGATCTATTTTGCGGTTCTCGATACGCTCTCTGATTGGGAGACAGGCCATGTCCTTGCCGAACTTCACTCGGGACGGTTCCTGAAAGACCCGTCACTTTGGTATGACGTTGTCCTGTGCGGGCGGACCCGGGATACGATAACAACCATGGGCGGGCTGCACCTGAAACCGGATGTCCTGATTGGGGAGATCCAGCCGGACGAGGGCGACCTGCTCCTCCTGCCGGGAGCCGATACCTGGCTGAACCCGGAACAGGCACCGGTCATCGCAAAGGTCCGCGAGGTGCTGGAGAGCGGGGCAACCGTAGGGGCTGTCTGCGGCGCAACGTTCGGTCTTGCGAATGCAGGGCTGCTGGACAACCGGCCGCACACCAGCAACGACCTGGAAGCCCTCAAAATGTTCTGCCCGGCTTATCGGGGCGGGCAATTCTATGTGAACGAGCCTGCGGTGACGGATGGGAACCTTGTTACGGCAAGCGGGCTTGCACCGGTGGAGTTCGCATGCCATATCTTCCGGCAGCTGGGTGTGATGACACCTGCCACGCTCGACGCCTGGCATAAGCTCTGCCTTACCCGGAAGCCGGAGTATTTTTACGCCCTCATGCAGTCCCGGGCAGGCACCGGACCGGCACAGGGTACCCCGGAATAA
- a CDS encoding alpha hydrolase yields MKAGVLYSGGKDSSLAAILLGTYYEVELNTFVFDPLRQIPSVEAAAGALGYPLKKRVFRQGMIEEMANLVITKGYPNDAINAIHRAAVESLAAEYDVVGDGTRFDDRVPMLPRDAVQSLMSRTGCSYVRPLLGIPRREVDRLADQLLVVNYGETGTITNGDYEAELRDAIRARGLDPAPLFPSHHEQSLVVGRKNN; encoded by the coding sequence ATGAAAGCTGGAGTGCTGTACAGCGGCGGAAAGGACAGTTCCCTTGCAGCGATCCTGCTGGGTACGTATTACGAGGTCGAACTCAACACGTTCGTGTTCGACCCGCTCCGCCAGATCCCGTCCGTGGAGGCTGCGGCAGGTGCACTCGGTTACCCCCTGAAAAAGAGGGTATTCAGACAAGGAATGATTGAAGAAATGGCTAACCTGGTGATAACAAAGGGGTATCCGAACGATGCCATCAATGCTATCCACCGGGCCGCCGTGGAATCGCTCGCAGCGGAGTATGACGTGGTCGGGGACGGCACACGGTTTGATGACCGGGTCCCGATGCTCCCGCGTGATGCGGTCCAGAGCCTGATGAGCAGGACAGGGTGTTCGTACGTGCGGCCCCTGCTCGGCATCCCCAGGCGCGAAGTCGACCGGCTGGCGGACCAGCTCCTCGTGGTGAACTACGGGGAGACCGGCACGATCACAAACGGCGACTATGAAGCAGAGTTGAGGGACGCGATCCGGGCCCGCGGGCTCGATCCGGCACCCCTCTTCCCGTCCCACCACGAGCAGTCGCTCGTTGTCGGCAGGAAAAACAATTAA
- a CDS encoding DNA-binding protein gives MGDDELAELRRRRMAQLQQQAGDQQAMQEELERQQRMKSQIQMILMQVLEPDARERLNTIKLTKPEFAGAVEQQLVALAQSGRLQKKITDAQLKELLRQLAPAKRDYSITRR, from the coding sequence ATGGGAGACGACGAGCTGGCAGAACTCCGCAGACGCAGAATGGCCCAACTCCAGCAGCAGGCTGGCGACCAGCAGGCAATGCAGGAAGAGCTCGAGCGGCAGCAGCGCATGAAATCCCAGATCCAGATGATACTCATGCAGGTTCTCGAGCCTGATGCGCGGGAACGGCTGAATACCATCAAGCTGACCAAACCTGAGTTTGCCGGGGCGGTCGAGCAGCAGCTTGTGGCGCTTGCCCAGAGCGGCAGGCTCCAGAAGAAGATTACCGATGCACAGCTTAAGGAGCTGCTCCGGCAGCTCGCGCCTGCAAAGCGGGATTACTCCATCACCAGACGATAA
- a CDS encoding sensor histidine kinase — MGAKEEMDLLLSREALVTTVGTIKPYALALLVFTGLLLELVVHYQLKISIAYTHFFYLIIAIAGLWYGKKAIPLALFFGGLQIAVSWMITGSVTPDSLVRAAMFFIVAYIIGYIADTLNNFYAMVRAQNQNLLDVNERLAASEHAFQTANRKLNLLSSVTRHDIRNQLSALLSYLELSRMQVTDPAAIARIEKEQTAAHAIERQLDFMKTYEEIGVVAPQWQDIRTVGERLRARLPQNEVSLSLPAMGIEVYADPLLEKVFENLLDNSLRHGERVKQITISTRPGKDGGLFLVYVDDGVGIRNEDKERVFVKGFGKNTGLGMFLSREILAITDLAIIENGVFGNGVRFEIRVPEGKHRTAATGA, encoded by the coding sequence ATGGGTGCAAAAGAGGAGATGGACCTGCTCCTGTCCCGGGAGGCCCTGGTGACAACGGTGGGGACGATCAAACCATATGCTCTTGCCCTTCTTGTTTTCACCGGGCTCCTCCTTGAGCTGGTGGTCCATTACCAGCTGAAGATCTCCATTGCATACACGCATTTCTTCTACCTGATCATCGCCATTGCCGGCCTGTGGTACGGGAAAAAAGCGATCCCGCTCGCCCTCTTTTTTGGCGGGCTCCAGATTGCAGTCAGCTGGATGATCACCGGATCGGTCACGCCCGATTCCCTTGTCCGTGCCGCGATGTTCTTTATTGTCGCGTACATCATCGGGTACATTGCCGATACCCTGAACAATTTCTACGCCATGGTCAGGGCGCAGAACCAGAACCTCCTGGACGTGAACGAACGGCTGGCTGCGTCCGAGCACGCCTTCCAGACAGCTAACCGGAAACTGAACCTCCTCTCCAGTGTCACGCGGCACGACATCCGGAATCAGCTCTCCGCTCTCCTCTCGTACCTGGAACTCTCCCGCATGCAGGTTACCGATCCTGCCGCAATAGCGCGGATCGAGAAGGAACAGACAGCGGCCCATGCAATCGAACGGCAGCTCGATTTCATGAAGACCTACGAGGAGATCGGCGTAGTTGCCCCGCAATGGCAGGATATCCGCACTGTCGGGGAGCGCCTCCGGGCCCGCCTACCGCAGAATGAGGTGAGTCTTTCCCTTCCTGCCATGGGGATCGAGGTGTATGCCGATCCTCTGCTGGAGAAGGTCTTCGAGAACCTTCTCGACAACTCGCTCCGTCACGGCGAGCGGGTGAAGCAGATAACGATCTCCACCCGGCCGGGCAAAGATGGCGGGCTTTTTCTGGTGTACGTGGATGACGGCGTGGGAATCCGGAACGAGGACAAGGAACGGGTCTTTGTGAAAGGATTTGGGAAGAACACCGGCCTTGGCATGTTCCTCTCCCGGGAGATCCTTGCCATCACCGATCTCGCGATCATCGAGAACGGGGTCTTTGGAAATGGAGTCCGGTTCGAGATCCGTGTCCCTGAAGGAAAACACCGGACCGCTGCCACGGGTGCGTGA
- a CDS encoding translation initiation factor IF-6 — MERTITFDGDPNIGVFARVLGDIAIIPPEAPEDFKAALRAALGVTLVETTVQGSSIIGSLVAGNSRGLVVSGLATEEEIDILSQHREVLLLTESMNAAGNVIMANDSFAAVHPDMPSDLREAIGEFLGVETIALVLGGVKTVGMAGVATNKGVIVHPRATDRQIEQLEKIAQVPVGTGSVNMGSGLVCTGLLVNEQGYIAGNATSGFELGRIEDVFGFLE; from the coding sequence ATGGAAAGGACGATCACGTTCGACGGCGATCCGAACATCGGGGTCTTTGCCCGGGTGCTCGGCGACATCGCCATCATCCCCCCCGAAGCACCGGAGGATTTCAAGGCAGCCCTCAGGGCCGCGCTCGGCGTGACACTTGTCGAGACAACTGTCCAGGGGAGCTCGATCATCGGCTCGCTTGTTGCCGGCAACAGCCGGGGCCTGGTTGTCTCGGGGCTTGCCACCGAGGAGGAGATCGATATCCTCTCGCAGCACCGCGAGGTCCTGCTTTTGACGGAGTCGATGAACGCGGCGGGAAACGTGATCATGGCAAACGACAGTTTTGCCGCAGTCCACCCGGACATGCCGTCCGACCTGAGGGAAGCCATCGGCGAGTTCCTCGGCGTCGAGACCATTGCACTCGTTCTTGGCGGCGTCAAGACCGTGGGAATGGCAGGGGTTGCGACCAACAAGGGCGTGATCGTGCACCCGCGGGCAACCGACCGGCAGATCGAGCAGCTGGAAAAGATTGCACAGGTCCCGGTGGGCACCGGGTCCGTTAACATGGGCAGCGGACTTGTCTGCACCGGCCTCCTTGTCAACGAACAGGGCTACATCGCGGGCAATGCCACGAGCGGGTTTGAACTGGGCAGGATTGAAGACGTATTTGGTTTTCTGGAGTGA
- a CDS encoding 50S ribosomal protein L31e translates to MAEKMEEHVYVIPLRDARRMPRWKRSNGAIKDIRKYLAKHMKSEDVKLDQGINEKVWSRGSSKPPSKIRVRAMKMEDGQVQAELAPES, encoded by the coding sequence ATGGCAGAGAAGATGGAAGAGCACGTCTACGTCATCCCCCTCCGGGATGCACGCCGCATGCCCCGCTGGAAGCGCTCGAACGGCGCTATCAAGGACATCCGGAAGTACCTGGCCAAGCACATGAAGAGCGAGGATGTAAAACTCGACCAGGGTATTAACGAGAAGGTATGGTCGCGGGGCAGCTCGAAGCCGCCGTCAAAGATCCGTGTCCGTGCCATGAAGATGGAGGACGGGCAGGTTCAGGCAGAACTTGCACCGGAATCATAA
- a CDS encoding response regulator, giving the protein MNPDGSAPAPPEDPGRLRFLSVLYVDDEPVLPDICRIYLLKYGITVTPAPSVREALRLMESKHFDLILSDYEMPGIDGAGFLNILREKHISLPVVIFSGQAPDTMRGGVFSRGSVYYVRKGGEPRKMFNELAGRIRDAFRKDQEKAILQKIALQYRTLFEQSGAAVVTLDDSLLITTANAGFEQLTGYGKDEIERVLR; this is encoded by the coding sequence ATGAATCCTGATGGCAGTGCCCCGGCACCCCCGGAAGACCCCGGACGTTTGAGGTTCCTCTCTGTCCTCTATGTCGATGACGAGCCTGTGCTCCCTGATATCTGCCGGATCTATCTCTTGAAGTATGGTATCACGGTGACCCCGGCTCCGTCGGTCAGGGAAGCCCTCCGGCTCATGGAGTCCAAACACTTCGATCTCATTCTGTCGGATTACGAGATGCCCGGGATCGATGGCGCCGGTTTTCTGAACATACTCCGTGAGAAACACATTTCCCTGCCGGTTGTCATCTTCTCCGGTCAGGCTCCCGATACCATGCGCGGCGGGGTCTTCAGCAGAGGATCCGTGTACTATGTCCGGAAGGGTGGCGAACCGCGGAAAATGTTCAACGAGCTGGCAGGCAGGATACGCGATGCCTTCCGGAAAGACCAGGAAAAAGCGATCCTCCAAAAGATTGCGCTGCAGTACAGGACACTGTTCGAGCAGTCCGGTGCCGCAGTCGTGACGCTGGACGACAGCCTGCTGATCACCACAGCCAACGCCGGTTTTGAGCAGCTGACCGGGTATGGAAAGGACGAGATCGAGAGGGTCCTGCGGTAG
- a CDS encoding U32 family peptidase C-terminal domain-containing protein translates to METVIGKVTHYYPRVGVAAIVLSDHLARGDHIHILGPHDDIHQTVTSMEFDHSPIVEADPGQDIGIRVSERVHEGDLVYREY, encoded by the coding sequence ATGGAGACCGTAATTGGGAAAGTGACCCACTACTACCCGAGAGTGGGTGTGGCCGCTATCGTCCTCTCGGATCACCTTGCGCGGGGGGACCATATCCACATCCTGGGACCGCATGACGACATCCACCAGACCGTGACGTCGATGGAGTTCGACCACAGCCCCATCGTGGAGGCTGACCCGGGGCAGGACATCGGCATCCGGGTCAGCGAGCGGGTCCACGAGGGCGATCTGGTGTACCGCGAGTACTGA
- a CDS encoding helix-turn-helix transcriptional regulator: MNELLNVVSASDKRRNLLILLNNGPCEWDDIKRILKVTSTGMLPQIKILEEEHLIERNGRRFSLTPMGKVLATHMEPLIRTLEVFERDRKFWSEHTIDVLPFDILSDIRLLGNYEIIENSDEEIFDVSTFLKNISPAKKVRGLAHTVHPTWPAFFMDIARNGVDSSLIFTPGVIKTLNEKYPGWIQEYLELDNTSIYETKKDFKFSYTVTDTYFSISLFYTTGFFDSKNDVTSRDPSALEWGERIYRYLVKNSEKLKN, encoded by the coding sequence ATGAACGAACTTCTGAACGTCGTCTCTGCATCGGACAAGCGAAGGAACCTCCTGATCCTTCTCAACAACGGGCCCTGCGAATGGGACGATATCAAGCGAATCCTGAAGGTAACCTCGACGGGAATGCTCCCCCAGATCAAGATTCTGGAGGAGGAGCACCTGATCGAGCGCAACGGAAGGCGGTTCTCCCTGACACCGATGGGAAAAGTGCTGGCAACCCACATGGAGCCCCTCATCAGGACCCTGGAGGTTTTTGAACGGGACCGCAAGTTCTGGTCCGAGCATACTATCGATGTCCTGCCCTTCGATATCCTTTCTGATATCCGGTTGCTCGGAAACTATGAGATCATCGAGAATTCCGACGAGGAGATATTCGACGTCAGTACCTTTCTGAAGAATATCTCCCCTGCAAAAAAGGTGAGGGGACTGGCACATACCGTTCACCCGACATGGCCCGCGTTCTTCATGGACATTGCCAGAAACGGGGTTGATTCATCCCTGATCTTCACGCCGGGGGTCATCAAGACCCTTAACGAGAAATATCCCGGGTGGATACAGGAGTACCTGGAACTTGACAATACCAGCATTTACGAGACAAAAAAGGACTTCAAGTTCTCTTACACCGTTACCGATACCTACTTCTCCATATCCCTGTTCTATACTACCGGTTTCTTTGATTCCAAGAACGACGTCACCAGCCGGGATCCGTCCGCGCTCGAATGGGGAGAGCGGATATACCGGTACCTCGTGAAAAACTCCGAAAAACTGAAAAACTGA
- a CDS encoding UbiA family prenyltransferase, producing MLIVNTPTLKLLNSSTVVAISAAFRLHIAFLLAGIATRFLPYIAFGLIMYATYTLDRALECKEDAINKSELCGANRKIGLAACILAFLAGTVLLFLDGIYLAPFVPFVIGYFYSRGFRLGPVQLKLKGSLGGKNIIVGITWAATIALIVGQWCSNLMTIGIILLFFSLKVFITSCVNDFKDVKGDIIAGVRTLPAYLGEKTTKKILLAVLAAMYTVMGFAVFFGVIRDEWVILLFSLAVTIAFLVVYSPAFENSPSVFYRKMRELAISWESILSVGVRACLPG from the coding sequence ATGCTGATTGTCAATACACCCACGCTGAAACTCCTGAATTCCTCGACAGTGGTAGCGATCTCGGCCGCGTTCCGGCTCCATATTGCGTTCCTGCTTGCCGGCATTGCCACACGGTTCCTGCCGTATATCGCCTTCGGCCTGATCATGTATGCGACTTATACGCTTGACCGGGCCCTTGAATGCAAAGAAGATGCCATCAACAAGAGCGAACTCTGCGGGGCGAACCGGAAGATCGGGCTGGCTGCCTGCATACTCGCGTTCCTGGCCGGTACCGTCCTGCTTTTTCTCGACGGTATCTATCTGGCACCGTTCGTTCCGTTTGTCATCGGGTATTTCTACTCCAGAGGGTTCCGCCTGGGGCCGGTCCAGCTCAAGCTGAAAGGAAGCCTCGGCGGGAAGAATATCATTGTCGGGATAACCTGGGCTGCAACCATCGCACTCATCGTCGGCCAGTGGTGCAGCAACCTGATGACCATCGGGATCATCCTCCTGTTCTTCAGCCTGAAGGTCTTCATCACGTCGTGCGTGAATGACTTCAAGGATGTAAAGGGAGATATCATTGCCGGTGTCAGGACGCTTCCGGCCTATCTTGGGGAGAAGACGACAAAGAAAATCCTCCTCGCAGTCCTTGCCGCCATGTATACGGTCATGGGATTTGCAGTTTTCTTCGGTGTGATTCGTGACGAATGGGTGATCCTGCTCTTCAGCCTTGCGGTCACGATCGCATTCCTGGTGGTCTATTCGCCGGCATTCGAGAACAGCCCTTCAGTCTTTTACCGGAAAATGAGGGAACTGGCAATCTCCTGGGAGTCGATCCTGTCTGTCGGTGTCAGGGCCTGTCTCCCGGGATAA
- a CDS encoding RidA family protein, with amino-acid sequence MNSLSPGAAHPEKQSVYSRQAPEPIGSYSQGVRSGGFVWLSGQIGIDPATGNLTGGIEEQTTRAMENQKAVLTASGLTFADVVQTRIYLTSMSDFTAVNRIYSTYFTDTFPARSTVQVAGLPKDALVEIEMIAEKR; translated from the coding sequence ATGAATTCCCTTTCGCCCGGAGCAGCACATCCGGAAAAACAGTCCGTGTATTCACGGCAGGCACCGGAGCCGATCGGCTCCTACAGCCAGGGGGTCCGGTCCGGGGGCTTTGTCTGGCTCTCGGGACAGATAGGTATCGATCCTGCAACGGGGAACCTGACCGGAGGAATCGAAGAACAGACAACCCGTGCCATGGAGAACCAGAAAGCGGTCCTCACCGCGTCCGGTCTCACCTTCGCTGATGTGGTCCAGACACGGATCTATCTTACCAGCATGAGCGATTTTACTGCGGTCAACCGGATCTATAGTACGTATTTCACCGATACCTTCCCGGCCCGATCCACGGTGCAGGTTGCCGGCCTGCCCAAAGATGCGCTCGTGGAAATCGAGATGATTGCAGAGAAGCGGTAA
- a CDS encoding 50S ribosomal protein L39e, with product MSKVSKGRKIRLAKACDQNRRVPQWVMVRTKRGVVNHPRRRNWRKSTLKV from the coding sequence ATGAGCAAGGTAAGCAAGGGTAGGAAAATCCGGCTCGCGAAGGCATGCGACCAGAACCGGCGCGTGCCCCAGTGGGTCATGGTCAGGACAAAGCGGGGAGTTGTGAACCACCCAAGAAGGCGCAACTGGCGCAAGAGCACGCTGAAGGTGTAG